From the genome of Acidihalobacter aeolianus:
CACGCGGCCATCGCCGCAGCGGTGCCGCCTGCCGTGCTGGAACGCGTCGTCTGGCTCGAGCGCTGGCCGGAAGCCTCGGTGCGCGGGGTGGTGCTGGCCAACGAGGTGCTCGACGCCATGCCGGTGCGTGCGTTCTCGCTGGCCGGCGGGCAGGTCTGGGAGGATGGCGTCGCCCTCGGCGAGGCCGGGCTCGGCTGGTCGCGGCGCGAGGCCGATGCGTCCTTCGCCGCGCGCGTCCTGGATCGTCTGTCCGGGCCGATAGCGGACTACCCGGAGGGCTATCGCGGCGAATTGAACGAGCGCCTGCTACCCTGGTTCGAGGGCCTCGCCGGCGCGTTGGCGCAGGGCGTGGCGCTGCTGGTCGATTACGGCGGCGTGGCGGATGAGGTGTATCGGACGACGCGCGCGGGGGGCACGCTGCGCGCTTACTACCGGCATCGTCTGCTCGAGGAGCCGTTCTGGTGGCCCGGGCTGTGCGACCTGACCGCGGACGTCGATTTCAGCGCCGTCGCCAGCGCCGCGGAGGCGGCCGGACTGCGTGTGGCGGGTTTTGCGCCGCAATCGCAGATGCTGTTGACCGGCGGGCTGGAGGGCGTTTTCGCCGAGGCCTTCGCTGCCGCGCCGGACGAACTGGCGCGGGTGCGGCTGACCCAGGAGGTCAAGCGGCTGACGCTGCCGGGGGAAATGGGGGAGCGCTTCTGGGCACTGGCGCTGAGCCGGGACTATGCCGGTATCCTGCCGGGCTTCGCGGCCCGCGATTTTCGCTACCGCCTGAGCGGCGACTAGGCGCAACGCCGGTAGTGGCCGGCAAGGGGGGAACATGCCGCTGACGCACCTGCTGACCCTGGCCCTGCTGCAGGGCCTGACCGAATTCCTGCCGATATCGAGTTCCGCGCATCTGATCCTGCTGCCGCGACTGCTCGACTGGCCCGATCAGGGGCTGGCCTTCGACGTGGCCGTGCACGTGGGCACCCTGAGCGCGGTGGTGCTGTATTTTCGCCACGAACTCTGGCGGATGACGCGCGACTGGCTGGGCTCGCTCGCCGGTCGCGGCATCACCGCCGAGGCTCGGCTCGCCTGGTTCGTGCTGCTCGGCACCGTCCCGGTCG
Proteins encoded in this window:
- a CDS encoding class I SAM-dependent methyltransferase, which gives rise to MRQPTTERLPAPEPEAAALSEALVAEIAQALDAAGGWLGFDRYMERALYAPGLGYYSAGLAKFGAAGDFVTAPELGGLFARTLARQIASILDALGGGEILEFGAGSGALAAALLGELTRRDALPERYAILELSADLRARQHAAIAAAVPPAVLERVVWLERWPEASVRGVVLANEVLDAMPVRAFSLAGGQVWEDGVALGEAGLGWSRREADASFAARVLDRLSGPIADYPEGYRGELNERLLPWFEGLAGALAQGVALLVDYGGVADEVYRTTRAGGTLRAYYRHRLLEEPFWWPGLCDLTADVDFSAVASAAEAAGLRVAGFAPQSQMLLTGGLEGVFAEAFAAAPDELARVRLTQEVKRLTLPGEMGERFWALALSRDYAGILPGFAARDFRYRLSGD